The following coding sequences are from one Granulicella sp. L56 window:
- a CDS encoding TonB-dependent receptor → MKVPVRNTSSQIIHTFFILWIAILCGAEFFAPSAIHGQMDQGTITGVVQDASSAVISQSNVTLTSIDSGLVLKTTTDANGIYTFSPIKIGNYSVSASSPGFAVTTQEHIHLDVQARLNIVLILKPGAVSDTVTVSIAPPLLQTQSGSVGQVMSTEVINNIPLNGRNAVYVAQLAAGVVQGVGGRGVGTGDFSANGQRPTQNNFILDGIDNNTAVPDFLNGSSFVVNPPPDALAEFNIQTNSYSAELGHSAGAVMNTSVKSGTNQIHGSLWEYIRNTAFDAKDFDAKTIPAYHENQFGATLGAPILKNKLFFFGYAEANRIVFGQTFTQSVPTALMRTGNFSELLNPALTSQGATVTLYRPGSAGTQLLTCNGQQNVICPSSINQVALNLLKLYPQPNTNGANLYNNYVVNTNAIANSWQWGTRLDLNISPKDQTFVRFSYLNAPSNYPSPLGSILDGGSYGTDGKIINQADNLAFSETHLFSATLINEVRFGYNYGNFGFQQATFNTPDLAASLGLGGIPSGGALGGGLPLVTLSGITGFGQPGFYPNHKSEDVYQILDNVTKILGNHSLKAGILLQSVRFPFFSPPNARGTYSFGGFFTSNPGKANTGFGVADFLKNEMTSASVPAYQHLDFSHWTRGAYFQDDWRVTDRLTLNLGLRYDYYQSLKEVAGQFANFYMQAFGPASGQATLTYTKAQENTALSPVFLNLLAANHVAVNYTGNGSLVNGQDLTFSPRFGFAYSMDDKTVVHGGFGIFFGGIENTGGPETLQNYPFQFTSNFPRAATCTAGNCAANGITLENGFSSFLSGGLLNLIATPSFAGSQPNIKNPYTESYNLSVQRAITNDLVATLAYVGDVSRHLVVNVNTNSAAALIDPRLSTQTVQPFPAFGSVGTNEYAGVSSYNSLQAKLEKRYSNGLNFLATYTWAHSLDDASQPLGGIGYRGINLIGIGNDYTNSQADARHRVTFNGYYQLPFGRGKKFLSRGGILNAIVGGWASDVQFTAQTGFPFSVSTNLGSAGPNGGSANAILVRNPFAAGGTPDPSNPSIACAAVTRTRAHWYNPCAFANPVLAYPNAQVAGSPVSKTQITGLAALPYLGGRFNTIHGPGYERVNTSLFKRLPTFREQYFELRADIFNVLNTPAYGNPSTTSNASTGGQITAPRTFQSFTPDARFIQLSAKYIF, encoded by the coding sequence ATGAAAGTGCCAGTGAGGAATACGTCAAGCCAAATAATCCACACCTTCTTCATATTGTGGATCGCGATTCTCTGCGGAGCTGAGTTTTTTGCACCGTCCGCCATTCACGGTCAGATGGATCAGGGAACTATTACAGGTGTAGTGCAGGATGCCTCCAGTGCAGTCATTTCTCAATCTAATGTCACGCTCACCAGTATCGATAGCGGACTTGTCTTGAAGACAACGACTGACGCAAACGGCATCTACACCTTCTCGCCCATCAAAATTGGAAACTACAGCGTAAGCGCGAGTTCGCCCGGCTTTGCGGTCACGACACAAGAACACATCCATCTCGACGTACAGGCTAGATTGAATATCGTGCTCATTTTGAAGCCGGGTGCTGTTTCGGACACGGTCACGGTCAGCATAGCACCACCGCTATTACAGACTCAATCAGGCTCCGTCGGACAGGTGATGAGCACAGAGGTGATTAACAATATTCCGTTGAACGGACGGAACGCCGTGTATGTCGCGCAACTGGCAGCCGGTGTGGTGCAAGGAGTGGGTGGAAGAGGGGTTGGTACGGGGGACTTTTCCGCCAACGGCCAGAGGCCCACGCAAAATAATTTCATCTTGGATGGTATCGACAATAACACCGCTGTTCCCGACTTCCTAAATGGATCGAGCTTTGTTGTGAACCCCCCCCCGGATGCCCTCGCTGAATTTAATATCCAGACCAACAGCTATAGCGCTGAGTTGGGTCACTCGGCGGGTGCGGTGATGAACACAAGCGTAAAGTCGGGAACAAACCAAATCCACGGAAGTCTATGGGAGTACATTCGTAATACCGCATTCGACGCAAAAGACTTCGACGCCAAGACAATTCCTGCCTATCACGAGAACCAGTTCGGAGCTACGCTCGGGGCGCCAATTCTTAAGAATAAACTGTTCTTCTTCGGCTATGCTGAAGCCAACCGGATTGTCTTTGGACAGACGTTTACACAATCCGTTCCGACAGCACTCATGCGAACAGGAAATTTCTCGGAACTGTTGAACCCAGCGCTCACCTCGCAGGGAGCAACGGTCACCCTCTATCGACCGGGGAGTGCAGGAACTCAACTGCTTACATGCAATGGTCAGCAGAACGTAATCTGCCCAAGCAGCATCAATCAAGTTGCGCTTAATCTTTTGAAGCTCTATCCGCAACCGAATACAAACGGTGCCAATCTGTATAACAACTATGTGGTCAATACAAACGCCATTGCGAATAGCTGGCAGTGGGGAACGCGTCTGGACTTGAATATAAGTCCAAAAGATCAGACCTTCGTTAGATTTAGTTATTTGAATGCGCCCAGCAACTATCCATCGCCTCTCGGTTCTATTCTTGACGGAGGTTCTTACGGAACGGATGGGAAGATCATCAACCAGGCGGACAACCTAGCCTTCAGTGAAACCCACTTGTTTTCGGCAACATTGATCAATGAAGTTCGCTTTGGCTATAACTACGGCAACTTCGGGTTCCAGCAGGCAACATTCAATACACCTGATCTCGCAGCGTCTCTGGGACTGGGCGGCATCCCCAGTGGAGGGGCGCTGGGCGGCGGTCTTCCACTCGTAACGTTGTCTGGAATAACGGGTTTTGGGCAGCCAGGCTTTTATCCAAACCATAAGAGTGAAGACGTCTACCAAATCCTCGATAACGTGACGAAGATTCTCGGAAATCATTCGCTCAAGGCCGGCATCCTTCTACAAAGTGTCCGCTTTCCATTCTTTTCGCCGCCCAATGCACGAGGCACCTATAGCTTTGGCGGCTTCTTTACCTCTAATCCCGGAAAGGCCAATACAGGCTTTGGAGTAGCCGATTTTCTTAAAAACGAGATGACTTCGGCATCTGTACCGGCCTACCAGCATCTCGACTTTTCTCATTGGACACGTGGAGCCTATTTTCAAGACGATTGGCGAGTAACAGATAGACTCACGTTAAATCTCGGCCTTCGATATGATTACTATCAGTCTCTGAAAGAAGTGGCTGGGCAGTTCGCGAACTTTTATATGCAGGCCTTCGGGCCGGCGAGTGGACAAGCGACGCTTACCTACACCAAAGCCCAGGAAAATACGGCACTATCGCCTGTGTTTCTGAACCTGCTTGCCGCGAATCATGTGGCGGTCAACTATACGGGAAACGGCTCGTTGGTCAATGGACAGGATTTAACTTTCTCGCCCCGGTTCGGCTTTGCTTACAGCATGGATGACAAGACGGTGGTTCACGGAGGCTTTGGTATCTTTTTCGGTGGCATTGAAAATACGGGTGGCCCGGAGACCTTGCAAAACTATCCGTTCCAGTTCACGTCAAACTTTCCTCGCGCCGCTACCTGCACAGCAGGGAATTGCGCTGCGAATGGTATTACGCTTGAGAACGGCTTCTCTTCCTTTCTTTCTGGTGGCCTCCTCAATCTGATTGCAACGCCTTCGTTTGCAGGTTCGCAGCCGAATATAAAGAACCCTTATACCGAGTCGTACAACCTCTCCGTTCAACGAGCAATCACCAATGATCTGGTAGCAACGCTGGCGTATGTCGGTGATGTCAGCCGTCATCTGGTCGTCAATGTGAACACAAATTCGGCTGCGGCGCTGATTGATCCGCGATTGAGTACGCAGACAGTTCAACCGTTTCCTGCTTTCGGGAGCGTTGGGACAAATGAGTATGCCGGTGTTTCCAGCTACAACTCGTTGCAGGCAAAGCTGGAGAAACGATATTCGAACGGGCTCAATTTTCTGGCAACCTACACGTGGGCTCATTCGCTCGATGATGCAAGCCAGCCTCTGGGAGGAATAGGATATCGCGGTATCAATCTGATCGGCATCGGCAACGACTACACGAACTCCCAGGCAGATGCAAGACACCGGGTAACGTTCAACGGGTACTATCAACTTCCGTTTGGAAGAGGGAAAAAGTTCTTGTCGCGTGGAGGCATTCTGAACGCCATTGTCGGAGGCTGGGCATCCGATGTGCAATTTACGGCGCAAACAGGATTCCCGTTCAGTGTTAGCACGAATCTTGGCAGCGCTGGACCGAATGGAGGAAGCGCCAACGCCATTCTGGTACGCAATCCATTCGCAGCGGGAGGAACCCCGGACCCCAGCAATCCATCGATCGCCTGTGCAGCGGTCACGCGGACCAGGGCGCACTGGTATAACCCCTGCGCGTTTGCAAACCCGGTACTGGCCTACCCCAATGCCCAAGTGGCAGGGAGCCCGGTAAGCAAAACGCAAATCACCGGGTTGGCCGCGCTGCCGTATCTGGGGGGACGATTCAACACGATCCACGGCCCAGGCTATGAACGTGTCAATACCTCTCTGTTCAAGCGGTTGCCGACCTTCCGCGAGCAGTATTTCGAACTGCGCGCAGATATCTTCAACGTATTAAATACTCCAGCTTATGGAAACCCAAGCACAACCAGCAATGCCTCGACTGGTGGCCAAATTACTGCGCCACGAACATTCCAGAGTTTCACTCCGGATGCGCGCTTCATTCAACTCTCCGCTAAGTATATTTTTTAG
- a CDS encoding response regulator transcription factor — protein MLSVDETIRLVIVEDHPLMRLGVRTMLASHADMIVVGEVGTGTDAINLCKKERPNVVVVDLGLPDMSGVAVIRAVKLFSPTTQFVVLTTYEGDEDIYQALAAGARAYVIKGLPHKMLVDAIRRVHSGINYLPEPVGVRLDNRTTDSDLSAQEFKVISLMSTGRSNREIGEALGITEATIKYHVSEILAKLEANDRTHAVVIALQRGILHL, from the coding sequence ATGCTGTCAGTTGACGAAACAATCCGGCTCGTTATTGTCGAGGACCACCCCTTGATGCGCTTGGGGGTCAGAACTATGCTTGCCTCTCATGCAGACATGATAGTAGTTGGCGAGGTTGGAACCGGGACCGACGCGATCAACCTCTGCAAGAAGGAACGGCCAAATGTTGTCGTCGTCGATCTCGGTCTCCCAGATATGAGCGGAGTTGCCGTCATCAGAGCGGTAAAACTATTTTCTCCCACGACACAATTTGTCGTCCTAACGACCTACGAAGGGGATGAAGACATCTATCAGGCGCTAGCTGCGGGAGCGCGAGCCTACGTTATCAAGGGCTTGCCTCACAAGATGTTGGTTGACGCTATAAGGCGTGTGCATTCTGGCATCAACTATCTGCCAGAACCTGTCGGAGTTCGCCTAGACAATCGGACTACTGATTCAGATTTGAGCGCTCAGGAATTTAAGGTTATCTCTCTCATGTCCACCGGGCGCAGCAACCGGGAGATAGGTGAGGCGCTTGGTATAACTGAAGCGACAATAAAGTATCACGTCAGCGAGATCCTCGCGAAGCTTGAAGCGAATGATCGCACTCACGCAGTTGTGATTGCGCTCCAACGGGGCATTCTGCATCTTTGA
- a CDS encoding sulfatase-like hydrolase/transferase produces the protein MICADQFRADFIGASHENPSARTPHIDALAKRGANFKQCISNQPLCSPSRASFMTSRYATETAVWKLGLELDHSLPTIATEFRKNGYTSNFIGKWHVSQSELADGKKQMGWIPPGPSRGGFDDLWEGANVLELVSHPYEGNYWDNSGKNIGFKDEYRVDFITNRGVKLIEQRHDKPWFLFLSQLEPHHQNDIDEFVPPKRYEDKYVDPYIPEDLRNLPGNWRSRIQGYYGCVQAIDDCIGTLVDALERTGQLDNTIILFFSDHGCTFGTRLGEYKRSPHESSIRVPFVIAGPGFDQSATIDKVVSLLDLAPTLLDGAGIKPVTSMRGKPLKKLLQDPKIRNGWDSTAYFQISQSICGRGIRTSDWCYCVFDPTVRSGEAEFSKQYQDFALYSIAGDPAETLNLIGRPEYKEIANQLRAELAKRIIAAGEPEATITPIHYYA, from the coding sequence ATGATCTGTGCTGATCAATTTCGTGCCGACTTTATAGGTGCGAGCCACGAAAATCCTTCGGCCAGGACGCCGCACATCGACGCTTTGGCCAAACGTGGTGCGAACTTCAAGCAGTGCATATCGAATCAACCACTCTGTTCGCCTTCGCGAGCCTCTTTCATGACGAGTCGGTATGCAACGGAGACTGCTGTTTGGAAACTCGGATTAGAACTCGATCACTCCCTGCCGACCATTGCGACAGAGTTCCGCAAGAATGGTTACACCTCAAATTTCATTGGAAAGTGGCATGTTTCGCAGAGCGAACTGGCAGATGGGAAGAAGCAGATGGGATGGATTCCACCCGGTCCATCGCGCGGCGGATTCGACGATCTCTGGGAAGGTGCGAACGTGCTTGAATTGGTGTCCCATCCCTATGAGGGAAATTACTGGGACAATAGCGGAAAAAACATTGGCTTCAAAGATGAGTACCGCGTTGACTTCATCACGAATCGGGGAGTGAAGCTGATCGAGCAAAGGCACGACAAGCCCTGGTTCCTCTTTCTTTCGCAACTCGAGCCGCACCATCAGAATGACATCGACGAGTTCGTTCCGCCGAAGCGGTACGAAGATAAGTATGTCGACCCGTATATCCCAGAGGATTTGCGAAATCTACCGGGAAACTGGCGCTCACGAATCCAGGGTTATTATGGCTGTGTTCAGGCAATCGACGATTGCATCGGCACCCTTGTTGATGCGCTGGAGAGAACGGGCCAACTCGATAACACCATCATTCTTTTTTTCTCTGATCATGGCTGCACCTTCGGCACTCGCCTTGGCGAATACAAGCGCTCGCCGCACGAGTCTTCAATTCGCGTGCCGTTTGTCATTGCAGGCCCTGGATTTGACCAGTCGGCCACAATCGATAAAGTGGTCTCACTGCTCGATCTCGCGCCGACGCTGCTAGATGGGGCCGGTATCAAGCCTGTCACAAGCATGCGCGGCAAGCCGCTGAAGAAGTTGCTCCAGGATCCGAAGATTCGTAATGGCTGGGATTCCACAGCGTATTTCCAGATCAGCCAATCGATCTGCGGCAGAGGCATTCGCACCAGTGATTGGTGCTACTGTGTTTTTGATCCCACAGTGCGGTCTGGTGAAGCGGAATTCAGCAAACAGTATCAAGATTTTGCGCTTTACTCCATTGCCGGCGACCCAGCTGAAACGTTGAATCTCATTGGACGTCCCGAATACAAAGAGATTGCAAACCAGCTCCGCGCGGAACTCGCGAAACGCATCATCGCGGCCGGTGAGCCAGAGGCGACCATTACACCTATTCACTACTACGCATAG
- a CDS encoding carboxypeptidase-like regulatory domain-containing protein: MKNPLLTVRRALRIVATAALLSSTLTVAQMNLAILSGTTIDQDGALIQDAQVTARNTLTEVERRVETGKRGTFRLLDLSPGTYDIRAKHPGFEQVEVSNVALHIGDERKQLLKITFGRNYESASEEYVKPNNPHLLHIVDRDSLRS, encoded by the coding sequence ATGAAGAACCCGCTTCTGACTGTTCGGCGAGCCTTGAGAATTGTCGCGACCGCTGCACTTTTGAGCTCAACCCTCACCGTCGCCCAAATGAATCTTGCGATTCTGAGCGGTACAACCATCGATCAGGATGGCGCCCTTATTCAAGATGCACAGGTCACGGCCCGGAATACCCTTACTGAGGTCGAACGCAGAGTGGAAACAGGCAAACGCGGAACGTTCCGGTTGCTTGATCTCTCGCCTGGGACTTATGACATTAGAGCGAAACACCCCGGCTTTGAACAGGTCGAGGTGTCAAACGTTGCTTTACACATTGGCGATGAGCGAAAGCAATTACTAAAGATTACTTTTGGGAGGAACTATGAAAGTGCCAGTGAGGAATACGTCAAGCCAAATAATCCACACCTTCTTCATATTGTGGATCGCGATTCTCTGCGGAGCTGA